The DNA sequence AGCGTCTTCTGCAGcatgggaagaagaaaataaaaatctccttTCCACAACGctggtgtgtgtctatgtggtatCAGATAACTTTCTTACATCAGTGCTAGGAGTGGGATGGGGGAAGAAGCCACCAGACATTCTCCTGGGATCTCTGTAgtgtcaaatattttaaaacttctgtgTATGGCCAACCTGTATGGTCAGGAGCCTTTGTGAGAGCTGAGAAAAAACCATTTCCATGACTGATTAAGCAAGCTTTATTTAGACTGGCCAGCCAAACAGCCCCTTGCTGGCGTTGGAGGTCTCTTATGAGAAACCATTAGGGTTGATAGAAAACAGCTGTTGGGATAATTGGTTGTTAGCACCGGTACAGAATAGTCGGGGGACTCCAGGCTGCCTGCAGGGTAGATACATATGATAGGAAACAGCTGCCAGGATAATTGGCTCTTAGAAAGAAGACCAGAAAAAGAAGTGCAAGCTTACAGCAAGTGGAAGGGTTCTGGGAAGGCATAGTTTTTGTATAGCAAAAGGCAGTCACATGTCACAGGTTCAGTAGTTTAGCAAAGGGGTGGCCATACATCACAGAGTTAGGAATTCAGCATAGGTTAAAAATCATGGTTtgcagctgggcggtggtggcgcacgcctttaataccagcactcgggaggcagaggcaggcggatttctgagtccgaggccagcctgatctacaaagtgagttccaggacagccagagctatacagagaaaccatgtcttgggggaaaaaaacaaaaaacaaacatggtTTGCATGGTTTGCTTAGGGAACAGAAACTTGTAAGGGATGCCCGCTTAACAATGTAACAGTGTGGCTGCTGTTTTGGTTTCCAGAGCAAAGAGAGGACAGTTATCCTTTTGTTGCCTTTCTTTGCATGGAAAGACTAGGTAacttctgtatgtgtgcacatgcactggTGACTTCGTTGGCGATAAAAAACATGTAGGCCTTGAGCTTTATGGTTGGCTATAGCTCAGTAAACAATAATAAAGGCTCctctgagggaggagggtgaaGCATTGAGTTAGGGAGATAGGGACCTGGGAATTAGGTTTGAATTCATAAATAGAAATCAATAATCATAtaatcaaggatgaccttgaactatgGTACCCGAGTGCTAGGGTTGTGTCTACCTGGCTTGCAAATAATCACTGAGCAGTAAGTGGCAGGCACTGTGCCAGTTGAGTGGTATTTGTGTGAGTCACTTAAATAGAAATGGAAACTCAAAAGATTTCCAGGTTGGAGTTGGAAAAGAGTCTTTCAGCACTTCCAAAACAGCATCCTTTATGGTGAGTACTTGGGGCTCCAGACCACTTAGGCGGCAGACTCACTCATCGGGATGACTTCTTGGGAAGGTTATACCTGGAAGTTAAGGATTGAGAGCCAACTGAATAAACCTGATCTTAAGGGAACTGACCCTATACAAACCGGCAGCGAGGGCTTCTATATTATTGACCTGAGGTTAGGCATGTTTCCCCAGTACTGGGTTCAGAGTAAGGACGCAGAATTGGAGGAACCGGAATatctcccaccccccaccacgAACGCCCTGCCTCCAAGTGCGGTCCGTGGACTGCGGGAAGCTGGCTTGGACCAGCTAACTCCGGAGGGCCTCTCCACATGCCTGAAGCCTGCCCATTCGGTTCTGAGAACAAAGGGAAAGAGGGCTTCCAGCCCAAAGGTCACGCCTGGAAGCTGTTTGCCCCGTGCGGAGCGATGCCGGAGAGAGCAACATCTGGGTCACCTCTGACGAGAGAAGGCAGGTGTGACAGTCTGCCGCCCGGAACCTCTGGTGGCTCCTCCCTTCCCACGCAGGCCCTAGTGATCCTAGAGCGCCCAGGTCCAGAGCCAATAGGAACTTGAGGGTTAGATGACTCGCCACGCCTGGGCCAATCAGCTCGACGCGCGCTCCGACGGCGTCTCGCGTGATAACCGGGCAGCTACGGCTTTGACTGTCAGAGCTTTGGCTAGGTGTCCTACCCCTCCCTGAAAGACACCGGAAGTTCGGTAACGAGCGATCCCTCCGCGCTCCGGAACGAGACCTCGCCTGGTCGGCCACCTATAAAGTAGTGCACTCGTCTCCTCTCACGGGGCCTTCAGGATGATCTCTAACGCCACAGTTACTCCCCGAGCACAGCAGAGGAGGCTTGGGGCGGGCGAGGGCGTCAGTGGGAGGCGGTTTGGTGACGCCGCGGTAGGGTCACGTGACCACGGTGGGAGGATACGCGGTGTGCTGCGTCCCTGGCCGAGGCTATAAAGGGCGGGTTTAGGGCGTGCCGCCGCCATTTCTGCTTGCTGTCTGCCGGTTATAGTTGTCCTCGCGAgtgtccccttcctcttcccctcccgcAGGGCTTGCGGCCACCATGGCGTATTAGAGGCAGCAGTGCCTGCGGCAGCGTTGGCCTTtgcagcggcggcagcagcacCAGGCTCTGCAGCGGCAACCCCCACCGGCTTAAGCCATGGCGTGAGTATGGGGCCGGCCGCGCAGGGCGGGGGCCTCGCTGTGGTTGGGTGCGGCCCGGGCGCGGCGGCCGGCACACGCGGTTTTACAAGCGGCCGGACGCGTCGGCCTTGTTTGCGTGGCCCCGAGACGCCGGCGCTCCGGGGCAGAGCTGGGCGGAGGAGTGTCTAAAGCCCTGTTTGCTTCTCCTTCGTCCAGTCGTAGCTTAATCACCTCGAGCTCGCCGGGGATCCCGGTGTCATCCTGCGAACGTGGCGATGCCCAAGATGGCGGTGGGGCGGGGGTGTGAGTcacgggggcggggcggggcgcggcGGCCTTGGCCGTATTAGGACGCGAGGACAAGCTGCTTCCTCTGGGTGGCCGGTGAAGCAAAGCTAAGCCTCCATCTTGTGCAACCCGAGCTGGCGGCTGGGGAAGCTTACACAATGGCCTTGGGCCCGCGTGCTCTCCATGTAGAGGCTTCTGGGATTTGGCCATCCAGCGTCGTAGATAGAAAGATGACTGGACTTGCTTTTGGATCCCCATCTAGGCTCTTCACGAAACCCAGCAGCAGCCTTGCTGTAACCGACAAAGATACCTTCGAGTTAAGCACCTTCCTCGATTCCAGCAAAGCCCCACAACATGACCGAGATGAGCTTCCTGAACAGCGAAGTGTTGGCGGGGGACTTGATGTCCCCCTTCGACCAGTCGGGTTTGGGGGCTGAAGAAAGCCTAGGTCTCTTAGATGACTATCTGGAGGTGGCCAAGCACTTGAAACCTCATGGGTTCTCCAGCGACAAGGCGGGCTCCTCAGAATGGCTGGCTATGGATGGCTTGGCCAGTGCCTCAGACACCGGCAAGGGTGAGTAGGGCAGTCGCCCCCGTGTGCCGTTTTCATTTGGGTCTGGTGTTCTAATGGCTTTCTGCCTCCCGCATAGGACATGAACCGTTCACGCCTGAATTTCTTTTTCCAGAGGATGCCTTTTCCGGGACAGATTGGATGTTGGAGAAAATGGATCTGAAAGAGTTTGACTTCGATGCTCTCTTTCGAATGGATGACCTGGAAACCATGCCAGATGAGCTTTTGGCCACGTTGGATGACACATGTGATCTTTTTGCCCCTCTAGTCCAAGAGACTAATAAGGAGCCCCCTCAGACAGTGAACCCAATTGGCCATCTCCCAGAAAGTGTAATACAAGTCGACCAGGTTGCCCCCTTTACATTCTTGCAGCCTTTTCCCTGTTCCCCAGGGGTTCTGTCTTCCACTCCAGATCATTCCTTTAGTTTAGAGCTAGGCAGTGAAGTGGATGTCTCTGAAGGAGATAGGAAGCCTGACTCTGCTGCTTATATTACTCTAATGCCTCAGTGTGTAAAGGAGGAAGACACTCCCTCTGATAATGACAGTGGCATCTGTATGAGCCCTGAGTCCTACCTGGGCTCTCCCCAGCATAGCCCCTCCACCTCCAGGGCCCCACCAGACAATCTGCCTTCTCCAGGTGGTCCCCGTGGTTCTCCTCGACCCAAACCTTATGACCCACCTGGAGTTAGTTTGACAGCTAAAGTGAAGACTGAGAAGTTGGataagaaactgaaaaagatggagcagaacaaGACAGCAGCCACTAGGTACCGCCAGAAGAAGCGGGCTGAGCAGGAAGCCCTCACTGGCGAGTgtaaggagctagaaaaaaagaatgaggctCTGAAAGAGAAGGCAGATTCTCTGGCCAAAGAGATCCAGTACCTGAAAGATCTGATAGAAGAGGTCCGTAAGGCAAGGGGGAAGAAGAGTTCCTTAGTAGGGTAGTCGGGTGCTTTGTGCTTGTACATAGTCTTGTGTTGctgtaataaattattttgtagtGAAAGTACCCGTGTGGGTTTTCTGTGTCGTTCTTTCTAATACACTTAGCTGTGCGGAAGGTCCTGGGTTGGATACAATAGCTACCTGGGTACATCCCAGGGCCCAGCTGAGCTATTCATGAGACAGGTGAAGGTTAGGCAGAGGAAGCTCTGGGCTAATGAGAGGAACAGCCTGAATTCCACCTGTTCATGCTGGCTTTGTTCCAGATAGCTGCCATGTAATGAGTACCTAGATGAGGTACCCGGCCTTGAGCACACAAGATGATTAGGTTTCTCTTAGGCTTAAGGGATAGAGCTCTTATTCCCTCTGACAGATGGCTGGGCTGTTTCCACCTGGTGGAAGGGCTGGGGTGAAGGGAGTAAGTGGTGGCAGGCACTGTCTACAGAAGTGAAAATGAGCAATGTAGGCAGGAAGCTGGGAAGGGAACCTAGGCTTCCAGGGCCCTGGGCTACCTgcatcttcagtttttttttaaagatttaaataagtacataccagaggagggcaccagaccctattacagatggttgggagccaccatgtggttgctgggaattgaactcaggacctctggaagggcagctggtgtctttaaccactgagccacctctccagctcgcATCTTAGCATCTGGAAATCTGCATTAAAGACTGCAGGGTTAAGACAGATCTTTCAGCCTTACCGATGCCAGTAGAGTGTTAGCTGTTGGAATGAATGTAGTCATCCATTGGGTTTGCTAGTCTGGGGTTCCTAAGACTATGGGATCCGCCTGTAGTCTGGCCAAGAGTGGAGGAAGCTGTAGAAACCCTGACCGTGGTGACTTACAGACCTTGTCAGGTATGACAAAAGGCTGGAAGTACTGCTTTCTCCCGTTTAGCCAGCCCAGTCTGGAGCTGTTAGTTCTGGGTGCCTATTAgctggcagagaatggccttcaGTTTTCCTACCACTGGCGATTGCTCACCATGTACTAGGAACTATCGGATGCAAACTGAACACAAGATGAGCAGCTTAGCTTTTGTGAAACTTCTAAGGGAGACAGGTACAAAGATGGGATCTAAAATGGCGGGCAGGCTGGGTGGAGTACCTGCCCTAGGAGGAGTGTGCTGGGGGCAGGGAACAAGGTGGGGCCTGGGTGTGGGTTGGATGATACAGCAGCAGCCCCACTTCTGCAGCAGGCCTTTTGGCTCACCCTTGTTAACACACAGAAGCTAGGCTTCTACACTTAACTACAGAAGTAGTCAAGTCTCTGCCATGAGACTCAAGTGCACCTACCCAGGCAGTCTATGGGATGGGCTGGAGATCTTGGCTATGGTGGGTGGCAGGTAAATGTTAGTTCCCAGTGACATGTTCAGAAATACACCAGCTCAGGTTGGGGGAATGGCAGAGCAGACTGTTGGACCTCTTGCCTAGCCCTTTAAGAACAGGGAACCTGACCAGCTCCAGTTACACCTTGAACTAAGCCCTCCCTACCCCACAAGCAAGACCACTCGTGGCCAGGCTGGAGTCCCGGTGGCTGGCCCTGAGTCCCCAAGACCACTACTAGCAGTCCTGCTCCACTGTGCAGCTCCCTGGACTCAGAGGACCAGGGAGTTGTGGATGGTCCCGTCCACAGCAGAGGCCACAGGAAGCATAGGGGTGAGGCAGCAGCTTGCCCAAGTCCAGATTACCAAATTTTTTAACTGGCCTAAATGTCTTTGCATCTACTTGGGATGCCTTAGTTGGGGTAGGCTTCCCTTtgctggacccccccccccactcccattgACTTGAATGTAACAACCGGTGTTCTTTTATCGAACCACAGGTTGGTAGTAAGCactccatcttttccttctcaGCAGCTAAGAGGAGGCCTTATACCAGGAAAGGTACGGGATTTCTGCTTACATCCTCTAGATGACCATGTGACCGAGGGTGTGCGCTCCCTAGAAAATAAGCACTGAGCTGTTGCCTAAGCATTTTATTTAAGGAGGAGAAAATAAGTCCCCAAGTCCACCTGAATTTGCTTTTCTGAAGGCCAGCAAAGCCCTGCAGCAGGCAGAAGGGGTGGAGGGTTTGAAAACCAGCACCCACATCCCTTCAAACAACCCATGTCACAGAGGACAGGACATGCCATGGAGGGCCCTGAGCTCCCATCACTAGCCTATATTAAAACACACTCCCTGCTTCCCGTTCCTGCTTGCTATGACctcctggatggatggatggtcatgccttccaACAGGCAGAGGTCACCTGGAGACAGGCAGGATCCATGCTAATTCTGCTCTGCTGTAGGTAGTTCTGTGTCATTTGAGATTCAATGCTGCTTAAAGGCAAAGAGTTGCTTGGAGCAGGGACAGTGAACCCTGTTCTCTGAGGACAAAGCCGGGTCTGGTCAGGGGCCCAACTAGGGAACTGACCAATCGTCACTGAAGCAAACCACAGGAATCCCAGTGAGCAGAGAATGGAGGAGGCAGGCTCAGGGGAGAGGATAGCTGTGTGAAGGCCACCAGCTGTCTCCTTTGGGATGTGTTCATCTGCACTGGagggcctccccttcccctgccccttgtGTTGCCTCCCCGAGTGTGCTCATTCCACATGATCTTTCCTTTGCGACTGTGACTGGCACTGCATTGCTGCAGagtccagtctgccctctgaggGGGCACAACCATAGCTTTCACTGCGGTCCTTGGTTGGGGTACAGACTTTATGTAAACCTGCTTGCTGAGAACTCTGGAAACTATGACCTATGCCCAGATATCAAATGCCATACCACTTTCTGCTCTTCACTGGTGCC is a window from the Mus pahari chromosome 17, PAHARI_EIJ_v1.1, whole genome shotgun sequence genome containing:
- the Atf4 gene encoding cyclic AMP-dependent transcription factor ATF-4, with the protein product MTEMSFLNSEVLAGDLMSPFDQSGLGAEESLGLLDDYLEVAKHLKPHGFSSDKAGSSEWLAMDGLASASDTGKEDAFSGTDWMLEKMDLKEFDFDALFRMDDLETMPDELLATLDDTCDLFAPLVQETNKEPPQTVNPIGHLPESVIQVDQVAPFTFLQPFPCSPGVLSSTPDHSFSLELGSEVDVSEGDRKPDSAAYITLMPQCVKEEDTPSDNDSGICMSPESYLGSPQHSPSTSRAPPDNLPSPGGPRGSPRPKPYDPPGVSLTAKVKTEKLDKKLKKMEQNKTAATRYRQKKRAEQEALTGECKELEKKNEALKEKADSLAKEIQYLKDLIEEVRKARGKKSSLVG